One window of the Mycobacterium sp. SVM_VP21 genome contains the following:
- a CDS encoding class I SAM-dependent methyltransferase encodes MEGFPVNSTDRTQATKDAMLRRFYTRAQITGEIRLPAVPSMVDEYVSMCATVFSGLGKPFSDLELASLKGVLHGQLTQAYSASPRSHIVISYNAPIGATLNYTVRAQWSSLAQAYEYWLATREPPLFGSHPDARIWQISSEADDPATHRVLEIGGGTGRNALALARRGHPVDVVEMTPKFAAILQAEAERESLDVRVIVRDVFADADDLRDDYQMMVLSEVLTDFRSTQQVRDLFELAARSLAPGGKLVFNSFLANDGYEPDQAAREFCQQIYSSLFTRNDMAAAAAGLPLELRSDESAHDYEKANLPDGAWPPTSWYIGWATGLDAFRTSRSDSPMELRWLVYERTR; translated from the coding sequence GTGGAAGGTTTTCCGGTGAACTCGACTGATCGCACCCAGGCGACCAAAGACGCCATGCTCAGGCGCTTCTACACCCGGGCACAGATCACCGGCGAGATCAGGCTGCCGGCCGTGCCGAGCATGGTCGACGAATACGTGTCAATGTGCGCCACGGTGTTCTCGGGCCTGGGCAAGCCCTTCAGTGATCTCGAACTCGCCAGTCTCAAAGGGGTGTTGCACGGTCAACTGACTCAGGCCTACTCCGCATCGCCACGTTCGCACATCGTCATCTCCTACAACGCCCCGATCGGCGCCACCCTGAACTACACGGTCCGCGCCCAGTGGAGCTCCCTCGCGCAGGCATACGAGTACTGGCTCGCGACGCGAGAACCACCGTTGTTCGGCTCCCATCCCGATGCCCGGATCTGGCAGATCTCGAGCGAAGCGGACGATCCAGCCACTCATCGGGTGCTTGAGATCGGCGGCGGCACCGGCCGGAACGCCCTAGCCCTGGCACGCCGTGGGCATCCGGTCGACGTCGTGGAGATGACCCCGAAATTCGCCGCGATCCTTCAGGCCGAGGCCGAACGGGAATCGTTGGACGTGCGAGTCATCGTGCGTGACGTGTTCGCCGACGCCGACGACCTGCGCGACGACTACCAGATGATGGTGCTTTCGGAGGTACTGACCGATTTCCGGTCTACGCAGCAGGTGCGCGACCTTTTCGAGCTCGCCGCCCGAAGTCTGGCTCCGGGCGGGAAGCTGGTGTTCAACAGCTTCCTGGCGAACGACGGCTACGAGCCCGACCAGGCGGCCCGCGAATTCTGCCAGCAGATCTACTCCAGCTTGTTTACCCGCAACGATATGGCGGCCGCCGCAGCCGGCCTGCCACTCGAGCTACGTTCCGACGAATCGGCGCACGACTACGAGAAGGCAAATCTGCCCGACGGCGCCTGGCCGCCCACCAGCTGGTACATCGGGTGGGCTACCGGGCTCGACGCGTTCCGGACCTCGCGCAGCGACAGCCCGATGGAGCTGCGCTGGTTGGTATACGAGCGGACCCGCTGA